One part of the Terriglobales bacterium genome encodes these proteins:
- a CDS encoding YihY/virulence factor BrkB family protein encodes MPDAATSPGPKTRVFRAARGFHQRVWPTAKYLFQTDVHTFAFSVAANAILSFFPFIVLLLTLIRFVFRSRAMNQVVLDLLRDYLPAGQDFILRNLNVLINARRGAQVASLAILLITSTGVFLPLEVALNRIWGFTRNRSYLGNQLVSLGLAFASGCLALLSVALTAGQQTLLRGVVPDRFVLQMITFVTMKVLAVCATITIFFLIYWILPAGRVPARAVLPAAVFTGLLWEIAKYAYIYLLPWLNFQEVYGP; translated from the coding sequence ATGCCTGACGCCGCGACGTCCCCCGGCCCCAAGACCCGCGTCTTCCGCGCCGCCCGCGGCTTCCACCAGCGCGTCTGGCCGACCGCCAAGTATCTCTTCCAGACCGACGTCCACACCTTCGCCTTCTCCGTCGCCGCCAACGCCATCCTCTCGTTCTTCCCGTTCATCGTCCTGCTGCTCACGCTCATCCGCTTCGTCTTCCGCTCGCGCGCCATGAACCAGGTCGTGCTCGACCTGCTGCGCGACTACCTCCCCGCCGGCCAGGACTTCATCCTGCGCAACCTCAACGTGCTCATCAACGCCCGCCGCGGCGCCCAGGTCGCTTCGCTCGCCATCCTGCTCATCACCTCCACCGGCGTCTTCCTGCCGCTGGAGGTCGCGCTCAACCGCATCTGGGGATTCACCAGGAACCGCAGCTACCTCGGCAACCAGCTCGTCTCGCTCGGCCTGGCCTTCGCCTCCGGATGCCTGGCGCTGCTCTCGGTCGCGCTCACCGCCGGCCAGCAGACGCTGCTCCGCGGCGTCGTACCCGACCGCTTCGTCCTGCAGATGATCACCTTCGTCACCATGAAAGTGCTGGCGGTCTGCGCGACCATCACCATCTTCTTCCTCATCTACTGGATCCTGCCGGCCGGACGCGTGCCGGCGCGCGCCGTCCTGCCCGCCGCCGTCTTCACCGGCCTGCTCTGGGAGATCGCCAAGTACGCCTACATCTACCTGCTTCCCTGGCTCAATTTTCAGGAGGTCTACGGCCC